A window of Amaranthus tricolor cultivar Red isolate AtriRed21 chromosome 8, ASM2621246v1, whole genome shotgun sequence genomic DNA:
CATCGTcatgaataatccaatccaaaCCAATTAAGCATGACTATGCGATGATGCacgaaaaaaacaattaaattgtGATATATTGAGAATTATATCAAGGGTAGTTTATGAGTTAGACGAAGTTGTATTCTAATGACACAAACAGAAAAGTCCAAAGGatagtaaaaaataaatggTAGAAAATAAGCCACTTTTTCATCTCTTGTTTTACTCAACTATTTCACTgcaatattttcataatattaatattttttacaattttaaattgtatATTGTTACTAAATATAAACAATTCAATAAACGAATTGAATTGCATAAAAACGTGTTTGAGTGCAGCTATCATTTTGTATACTAAGTGCACTTATACTTCCACATATGTCAAGTAAGTGCTCATTAGATATTAGGCACAACATTTTGAAATCTAGCTGTTGTGTTTGAGTATAATGTGTATATTTATTTAAGGCAATGCAATAATGGAAAATTCTATGAACAATACTGATTTATTAGTACATTAAATGCTTTTAAAATCGTTCTTACTTCCAATTCTATAACCTATTTACAACAACTAAACTAATAACAAGCAAACCAAATGATCTTACAGATTATTGTAAACGTGGAATTTCTTTATTCGCCATGAGTTCTTAAGAAGCAATTCTCATTAATTAATCAAGGAAAGGTTTGAAATGTCATCCCTTCTGTTCCTGTAAGCAACACTAAGGTCTCCACATAATCAATCACGGCAAGAAAATAACCAGCTCCATTTCTCAACATTCCTAACACCCCGCTTGTAACTTGATAAAAATGTACACTACCATTAACCCCAATCATTAGAAATGTATTTGTCTCCTCAACAAACAAAACCTTGATAGTAGATATATAGTGTTctttaaatatatcaaaaacaGTTTTAATCCAAGATTCCGAACACCGTTCCCTCCATGTGTACTCTCCATCATACTTTTCCAAAATCCATATGCAAGACGATGACATAACAGCTAACAACTCATCGATGGCGAAAAGAACTAACATCTTACATTCTTTTAGCGGCTCAGGTACTGCCAGGTTATTGAATTCTtccaaattaaaatcaaaagagcGGATAATTCCGGGATCACTTTCAGTAAACCAGTAAATCATCCATCCACAATAAACATATTTGTTACGAGAAAAAGGGGTCCTTAATGAAGTCCAAGCATCGGCATTCATGGGATTGATTTTAATAGTCCAAATGTGGTTTCTAAGTGAATAAACTGCCATTGCCGGTTTATACTTGGTACGATAGGCAAGCACCTTATAATCATCACAAGAGGTGGAAAATCCTATAACATAATGAACAGATTGAAAGCGAGAAACAATTGGACAAGGTGGAAGAATCAAAGATTTTCTGAGAAAGGGattccacaaacatatataaTCTTGATCAAAATTTAAGGTGATTAGAAATAACCCATTGCAGCCTCCATAAATCCATGGTATGAAAACATGAGCAGAAAAAGGAGGAAGAAAAGCAAGAGTGGTAAATCTCCGACCGTTGGTGACACGATGTAGGTCTAATCGTGTAGAATAACCTAAAATTAAATGGTGTTTATTGTAAAGATTGCGATGCTTGGAGATGAAAGAAGGGGATTCGATGTAAGCGCGCCAAGATGCGCACACAGCCCGGCATCTCACTAGAGTTTCGACAGAAAGCAAAGCAAAAATTTGGGTCCATATATCAAATGGAAGATAAAGGGAAGTGTTATTCATGATTTTGTTCCTAAGCAAACTAGAAGACAAAtatcagagaaagaaagaaagaaagatagAAGGACGAATGGGATTAAATGGCCAAGAAAGAAACAAATATCATAATAAGGAAAATTTTGTATACAACTGATCATGatacaaacaaacaattttgtataAAGTATTACGGAAAAATTGTTTTTCCCGCCAAAAAACGAAACTGAATAAGAGATGGAGGAGTATAAATAAATGTggtcgtcttgtatgagactgtcaaaatttttttttttttaattaagctcACTTCGTTTTTTTTCTATAATCAAGCTTTTTTTTAACCATCAAGAAAAAAGCTTAATTATCTAAACTTAGAATGTAATTGGGAATTGTACAACTTAGTTATAATTGGGAATTGTACATAGTAGTAAATTTAATAaccaaagcaaaaaaaatttatgaaaaaatatttataaattttaaaaataaaaaatcaaaaataatataaaagtagaAAATAGAATATCCGAAAATATCTGGTTTTGCCAATATGTTGATCTGGATCCGATTTAAAAATCGGACACCCAGTTATCTGGTTTTTCGGATATTGCGGATCGAATAATTCGCATCAAATATTTTTGTACACCCCTAATCTCACAATAAGACCatcttatttaagaattttggTAAATCAATACTCTGAAAACTAAACTTAAACTAAACCATTCGTGCTCGtcaattttgattttcaaatggGTTAGTCAAAAGTAAATTCTATATTAGTGGGTTATCTCAAGTCA
This region includes:
- the LOC130821700 gene encoding putative F-box only protein 15 codes for the protein MNNTSLYLPFDIWTQIFALLSVETLVRCRAVCASWRAYIESPSFISKHRNLYNKHHLILGYSTRLDLHRVTNGRRFTTLAFLPPFSAHVFIPWIYGGCNGLFLITLNFDQDYICLWNPFLRKSLILPPCPIVSRFQSVHYVIGFSTSCDDYKVLAYRTKYKPAMAVYSLRNHIWTIKINPMNADAWTSLRTPFSRNKYVYCGWMIYWFTESDPGIIRSFDFNLEEFNNLAVPEPLKECKMLVLFAIDELLAVMSSSCIWILEKYDGEYTWRERCSESWIKTVFDIFKEHYISTIKVLFVEETNTFLMIGVNGSVHFYQVTSGVLGMLRNGAGYFLAVIDYVETLVLLTGTEGMTFQTFP